Proteins encoded together in one Salvelinus namaycush isolate Seneca unplaced genomic scaffold, SaNama_1.0 Scaffold250, whole genome shotgun sequence window:
- the LOC120039069 gene encoding junctophilin-1-like, whose protein sequence is MTGGRFDFDDGGTYCGGWEDGKAHGHGICTGPKGQGEYAGSWSHGFEIVGVYTWPSGNTYHGYWSQGKRHGLGVETKGKWTYRGEWSHGFKGRYGLRQSHNTPARYDGTWSNGLQDGYGIETYGDGGTYQGQWMGGMRHGYGVRQSVPYGMATVIRSPLRTSLASLRSEQSNGTVLQDLSGDTPTGGRGGFVLNFHSDSEVVTGKKKGLFRRGSLFGSLRRLHKSESKSSISSKRSSARSDAAMSRISSSDADANSTISLGDGELPEEDLLLEDHVDATTTETYMGEWKNDKRNGFGVSERSNGMKYEGEWLNNKRHGYGCTTFPEGNKEEGKYKNNVLVRGIRKQLIPLKNPKTKEKVDRAVEGARRAAAISRTKVEIAASR, encoded by the exons ATGACGGGCGGAAGGTTCGACTTCGACGATGGAGGAACATACTGCGGAGGATGGGAGGACGGAAAAGCCCACGGACATGGCATCTGTACCGGGCCAAAAGGCCAGGGCGAATACGCCGGCTCCTGGTCGCACGGCTTTGAGATAGTGGGGGTGTACACCTGGCCCAGCGGGAATACGTACCACGGCTACTGGTCCCAGGGGAAGCGGCATGGACTTGGGGTCGAAACCAAAGGGAAGTGGACTTACCGCGGCGAGTGGAGCCACGGATTCAAGGGTCGCTATGGACTCCGACAGAGTCACAATACACCTGCCCGGTACGATGGGACGTGGAGTAACGGGCTACAGGACGGGTATGGGATCGAGACCTATGGTGACGGTG gtacaTACCAGGGCCAGTGGATGGGCGGGATGCGGCACGGTTATGGCGTGCGCCAGAGTGTTCCCTACGGCATGGCAACGGTGATCCGTTCTCCGCTCCGTACCTCTCTAGCGTCCCTACGCTCCGAGCAGAGCAATGGCACCGTGCTCCAGGACCTCTCGGGTGACACGCCCACCGGCGGCCGCGGCGGGTTCGTCCTCAACTTCCACTCGGACAGCGAGGTGGTCACCGGGAAGAAGAAGGGTCTGTTCCGCCGCGGGTCGCTGTTTGGGAGCCTCCGTCGGCTACACAAGTCCGAATCGAAGTCGTCCATCTCCAGCAAGAGGAGTTCGGCACGCAGCGACGCCGCTATGAGCCGCATCAGCTCCTCCGACGCAGACGCCAACTCCACCATCTCCCTGGGCGACGGAGAGCTGCCGGAAGAGGACCTGCTATTGGAGGATCACGTGGATGCCACCACCACCGAGACATATATGGGGGAGTGGAAGAACGATAAGCGCAACGGGTTCGGCGTCAGCGAACGTTCCAACGGGATGAAGTACGAGGGGGAGTGGCTGAACAACAAGCGCCACGGTTACGGCTGCACCACCTTCCCCGAGGGGAACAAGGAAGAAGGGAAGTACAAGAATAACGTGCTGGTGCGTGGAATAAGGAAGCAGTTGATCCCTCTAAAGAACCCCAAAACCAAAGAGAAAGTGGACCGGGCCGTGGAGGGGGCACGGAGGGCAGCGGCCATCTCCAGGACGAAGGTGGAAATAGCAGCTTCCAGGTAG